Part of the Nicotiana sylvestris chromosome 5, ASM39365v2, whole genome shotgun sequence genome is shown below.
CACTAATAGTTTGGACATTTAAACCACACAAATAGTAGGTGTACACAGGAATCCATTTCATGGAATGACACTCACCAGGAAAAAGAGAGTCTCTGGCTCTCACTGCCATTTTCCTCCCAAAATCTCCAGCACCATTGTGGTAAGAAGTAGTTTCTTTCCCAATTTTGTCTTGGATTTTAGGATCAGGAACCAATTTCTCTATACAATCATATAAAAGTGATCTGATATGGAGGCCCAACTCTTCCGCAGTAGTATAGAAAAACTTGGGATTGAGGTAAAACCCCGCAGCATGAAGAGGATGTCGCTGAAGTGGTTCCCACCTGTGATCTATAATATTCCAATAAACTAAGTAATCCTTCCTATCCACAAGCTCGCTCTTAATTGTTTCTTTTGCTCGATAGAGCCCTGCATAAACATATGCCATCGCAGGCCTCTCCTCACTACAGACTATCCTCAAAAGCCTCAAGATGGGATCTGTCAAGCGTGTAATCAAGCTGCAAGTAGACCAAAAGGACTGATTACTGATATAATCTAGCACAGCGAACCCCTCTGGTTTCTTTGAATGTGGGCTCTCCATCCATTCCACAGAAGTAACCATTGATTGCAAATTGTGTTTGATACTTACCATTCGTTTTAGTGTCAGAAAGTCAGTTGCCGAGCGTGTAACTCCTAGATCAACTAAGTCAACTCCAAAGGTGAACTTTCTCATCATACTCAAGAGAATGTTATTATTGTAGATGAATCTTGATATAGACTTTGCTTGTTCCATTATTGTATTGATCCACTCAAGTCTTTTTATGTCCTCGAGCATCAAATCAACGGAGTGAGCAGCACAAGGAGTCCAAAAGAGTGTAGGGTAAGCATCAGTGAGCCTTTTCCCAGCAATAATATATCGCTCCTCGCTACTAGTTACTACTTGCAACACATTTCTCACACCAACTTCCTCCACTACCTCCTTAAGCAACTCATAAAGAGAATCCGGAGAATTTATTATGCTAGATACATCCACAGACCTTAAAAACATTGTTCCTTCGGGGCAGTAGACCAAAAAGTTTACTAGTGTTCTACCCTTACCTGTAATCCACTCATCAACCAAAACAGAGCAACCACTCCTTGCCCAGGTGCTTGAACATTGATCAAAGTCGTTCCTCACTTCTTGAACTGAAGCTTTTAGAACCCAGCTTCTAAGGTCATGGTAAGAAGGGCCTGTAACTTCTGCTCCTTGTGAAGCGATCGCATCAATCATCGGTTGGAAATAAACAGAATTTACAGCATCAAGAGGCACCCTGGCATCTAAAAGGAATCTGGCTACTGCCATGTGGACATGATTATTCACTCTTTTCGACATTGCAGCCTGGTTCATTGCAAGAACCATGGCGTTATTATTTGAAGAAGAGGCTTTCCTGATCCTACCTTTTTTCTTCCTACCACCCAATTTATTACATCCGTGGTCTCGATTCAAAAACAAATTAGAGGTTTGTTCAAGAGCTTCAACTGGCATTGGAAGCAAGTCGACTTCAGAATTCAGGCCACAACTATTAGTCAATGCAGCAATCTCACTAGTGCCAACATTATAAGTTGATATTTCCTCAGcaagcttttgtttttttctcttcttcattACAACCCCATTTAAGCTCTCTTGCATCAAAAGGCGAACATCAGGCTGAACTCTCAAACAAGTAGATGCATTACCTTTCTGACCCGCAAGATGTTCTTTAATCCTATGAATTCCACCACCCTTAAATATTTTTCCACAATATATACACTTTAGCTGCACCCTAGCCCCATTCTTATACATTTGACAATGCTTCCATGCGGGGTCATGTTTTtgtgaagtaactggcactggTTCCAAATTAGAATCCATTTTACATTTACAAATTCTTTAATCACTCTTTTAACTTCAATCTATATCAGAGTCTAAAACAATATTAAAATCCCATGTATATTTATAAGGATAAAATGAATAATCTCAAGGCGTAAAATAGAAAACTTACTTGTAAATTCTTTTTCCGCTTTTTTGATAAGAGAAAGATGGGAGAAACCGAGTTAGGGATTGCGGATTGGTTTTTTTCCTTTTACTTTATACAGAGAGAGAAAGTCGAAGGATGACCGGTTGGGATTGTAAGTCGGGAATTTTGAAGTTCGGGTTGACCCGACCATTTGCTTCTATAATTTAAGGGTCAAAATATGGACTGGACCGGTTTGGTGAATAAGAGAACCGGATATTTCAGTAGCCCGTTGCTGGAAAGC
Proteins encoded:
- the LOC104234001 gene encoding uncharacterized protein isoform X2, with translation MDSNLEPVPVTSQKHDPAWKHCQMYKNGARVQLKCIYCGKIFKGGGIHRIKEHLAGQKGNASTCLRVQPDVRLLMQESLNGVVMKKRKKQKLAEEISTYNVGTSEIAALTNSCGLNSEVDLLPMPVEALEQTSNLFLNRDHGCNKLGGRKKKGRIRKASSSNNNAMVLAMNQAAMSKRVNNHVHMAVARFLLDARVPLDAVNSVYFQPMIDAIASQGAEVTGPSYHDLRSWVLKASVQEVRNDFDQCSSTWARSGCSVLVDEWITGKGRTLVNFLVYCPEGTMFLRSVDVSSIINSPDSLYELLKEVVEEVGVRNVLQVVTSSEERYIIAGKRLTDAYPTLFWTPCAAHSVDLMLEDIKRLEWINTIMEQAKSISRFIYNNNILLSMMRKFTFGVDLVDLGVTRSATDFLTLKRMVSIKHNLQSMVTSVEWMESPHSKKPEGFAVLDYISNQSFWSTCSLITRLTDPILRLLRIVCSEERPAMAYVYAGLYRAKETIKSELVDRKDYLVYWNIIDHRWEPLQRHPLHAAGFYLNPKFFYTTAEELGLHIRSLLYDCIEKLVPDPKIQDKIGKETTSYHNGAGDFGRKMAVRARDSLFPADWWSTYGGGCPNLARLAIRILSQTSSLIRFKPGRIPLEEMHETKNCIEHQRLNDLAFVHYNLWLRQRKNMDPDCMDSISYDKMELVHDWVSRRELSSEDMESSDWMTVDPPSGSIAPLGPLVDDIEALGAGFDDFEILGGGPKDSEEENGEENTINK
- the LOC104234001 gene encoding uncharacterized protein isoform X1, coding for MDSNLEPVPVTSQKHDPAWKHCQMYKNGARVQLKCIYCGKIFKGGGIHRIKEHLAGQKGNASTCLRVQPDVRLLMQESLNGVVMKKRKKQKLAEEISTYNVGTSEIAALTNSCGLNSEVDLLPMPVEALEQTSNLFLNRDHGCNKLGGRKKKGRIRKASSSNNNAMVLAMNQAAMSKRVNNHVHMAVARFLLDARVPLDAVNSVYFQPMIDAIASQGAEVTGPSYHDLRSWVLKASVQEVRNDFDQCSSTWARSGCSVLVDEWITGKGRTLVNFLVYCPEGTMFLRSVDVSSIINSPDSLYELLKEVVEEVGVRNVLQVVTSSEERYIIAGKRLTDAYPTLFWTPCAAHSVDLMLEDIKRLEWINTIMEQAKSISRFIYNNNILLSMMRKFTFGVDLVDLGVTRSATDFLTLKRMVSIKHNLQSMVTSVEWMESPHSKKPEGFAVLDYISNQSFWSTCSLITRLTDPILRLLRIVCSEERPAMAYVYAGLYRAKETIKSELVDRKDYLVYWNIIDHRWEPLQRHPLHAAGFYLNPKFFYTTAEELGLHIRSLLYDCIEKLVPDPKIQDKIGKETTSYHNGAGDFGRKMAVRARDSLFPADWWSTYGGGCPNLARLAIRILSQTSSLIRFKPGRIPLEEMHETKNCIEHQRLNDLAFVHYNLWLRQSNRKNMDPDCMDSISYDKMELVHDWVSRRELSSEDMESSDWMTVDPPSGSIAPLGPLVDDIEALGAGFDDFEILGGGPKDSEEENGEENTINK
- the LOC104234001 gene encoding uncharacterized protein isoform X3 encodes the protein MPVTSQKHDPAWKHCQMYKNGARVQLKCIYCGKIFKGGGIHRIKEHLAGQKGNASTCLRVQPDVRLLMQESLNGVVMKKRKKQKLAEEISTYNVGTSEIAALTNSCGLNSEVDLLPMPVEALEQTSNLFLNRDHGCNKLGGRKKKGRIRKASSSNNNAMVLAMNQAAMSKRVNNHVHMAVARFLLDARVPLDAVNSVYFQPMIDAIASQGAEVTGPSYHDLRSWVLKASVQEVRNDFDQCSSTWARSGCSVLVDEWITGKGRTLVNFLVYCPEGTMFLRSVDVSSIINSPDSLYELLKEVVEEVGVRNVLQVVTSSEERYIIAGKRLTDAYPTLFWTPCAAHSVDLMLEDIKRLEWINTIMEQAKSISRFIYNNNILLSMMRKFTFGVDLVDLGVTRSATDFLTLKRMVSIKHNLQSMVTSVEWMESPHSKKPEGFAVLDYISNQSFWSTCSLITRLTDPILRLLRIVCSEERPAMAYVYAGLYRAKETIKSELVDRKDYLVYWNIIDHRWEPLQRHPLHAAGFYLNPKFFYTTAEELGLHIRSLLYDCIEKLVPDPKIQDKIGKETTSYHNGAGDFGRKMAVRARDSLFPADWWSTYGGGCPNLARLAIRILSQTSSLIRFKPGRIPLEEMHETKNCIEHQRLNDLAFVHYNLWLRQSNRKNMDPDCMDSISYDKMELVHDWVSRRELSSEDMESSDWMTVDPPSGSIAPLGPLVDDIEALGAGFDDFEILGGGPKDSEEENGEENTINK